The stretch of DNA caaatctcaagtcccatgactgccacgtgcttatgaccgaacttcttccggttgtgctgtaGGAGATTCTGCCtaataacgtccggttaaccatcgtgaagctatgtgccttcctcaacgcagtttctcagaaggtaattgacccggacaatttgataaagctgcaaaacgatgtggtgcaatgccttgttggctttgagctgatatttccaccatctttctttaacatcatgacacatcttctagtgcacattgtgaaagagattgatatcctcggatcagtatttctacacaacatgttcacattcgaaaggttcatgggggtactcaagaaatgtgttcgtaatcgagctcgtccagaaggaagcatcgccagtgcctacggaactaaggaggtcattgacttttgtgttgactttattgatgaccttaaaccgattggggtccctgaatcgcgatatgaggggagactaactggaaagggtacattaggaaagaaattttatgtctgcacagatgatttctcattcaagaaagcgcattatacggttcttcaacaatcatcatTGGTTGACccgtatatcgaggaacacaagaaaattctgctctccaaattcccggaaaagtctgaggcatggattacacgtgagcacatgaacactttcggcAGCTGGtagcggaagcatctaatgcataacatggatataagtgaacaactgttcttattggctaggggaccatcttggaatatcttagcATACCAAGAGTAtaagataaatggaaacacattttatatgatagcccaagataaaaagagtaccaaccaaaacaacagtgttcgtatggatgccacggacaataatggaaaaaaggacacatattacggctacattgaagagatatgagaACTGGATTACGGTTCCAATTttaaggtgcctctatttcgttgccaatgggttaagctatctggaggaggggtaacaaaagatgagtatgggatgacaatagttgatctcaacaatcttgggtatagagatgAGCCGTTTGTCCTAGCTAAGGATGTCGCTCAGATTTTCTACATTAAAGACAtatccagcaagccaaagaaggggataaacaagcaaaaggatcatGAGCCTAAGCGatacatagttctatcagggaaGAGAAatatcgttggagtggaggacaatacatacttgtcagaagaatataataactttattgccattccacctttcgaagtaaatgctgatccatgcatcctgctagccaatgataatgctccatacttgcgccgtgatcataatcaagggacatttgtcaaGAGAAAGTCTATTACCGCTAAtctttcatgtacttgaatcagtTTCTATTATTATATACAAAAGTAAtgacaattcgaatacttttattatatatgtactgtaccatTATCCTTTATGTgttttacatatatatatatatatatatatatatatatatatatcattttttataattttcacttaattatcagactcaagtataattttcatacaataatatggattactcaactaattttatttatttcatgaaattacattcacactAACACattatactctctcactaacacacacactatctcacaaactcacacaatactcattaatatcatgaaattgcttaattttatgtaaaattcactttttaaatgttaatatcgtgatagaatctactttctgtcgaaaagcaacattttgaaaaaatttgttcacctaatatatttttgcatggtcaaaataacaaatatgatttcaaaaaagttagatatttcgttgacccaatcacttgaatgaaaattaatcatttttgttgcgtgtatcaagtttatatagagataagaaattttgttccataatttttggaatcataattttttaactgaattaacaaatgaaagcttattttaaaagagaagtaaaaagaaacaaaaataaacataagaTTTGACGGGAATGAgagaaaacgggccccttttgtcccgggtggtagatccacccgggactaaaggtggacctcgggctgggaattttcccggcccgcccaaaatcaccttttgtcccgggtggtggcttcacccgggacaaaaggcccccaccctatatatctccatttcctccgccttcctccaacacttggtcaGTTCTtgatctccacctcgctcgtgTCGCCGCTGTTCCCTGTGCCCACCGCCTcttgctcgccgccgtcgttgtcccggagcgccgccgtcccccgcTACCAGAGGACGCGCcgaccgagctccgccgccccacTGCGCCGTCAGTCCCGAGCTCCGccatccccgagcgccgccccgaGATCtgccgtccccgagcgccgctgcCCCGAGCCCCCACCCTGAGCACCGACGTCATCCCTCCTCCCCGCTCGCGcccgtcgtccaccgccgcgccgcttgCGCCGTTGTTGtcctcgacctccgcctcgcccgtgCGCCTCCCCAAGCTCGCCGTCCCGACCTCGCCCCGAGATGCATTAGGTGAAAACGGCGCCGaccgtgggccgccgccgccccgtccccAAACCCTAAATTTTGTACAAATCTTAGTGAATTAGgtgttaattttatttattatatattaagtagaattcaattattagaattaggtgcaaattttgtgcaaatattattaaaattcaattttggatatattattagaattcaattatagatatattagtagaattcaattatggaaatattattagaattcaattttggatatattattagaatttaattatggaaatattattagaattcaattttggatatattattagaatttaattttggatatattattagaattcaattttaatgtatcatgtatttattatttaatgtatcatgtatttattatttaattatgtcatttatattacttctcgagctcgcaaactcgcgctaacacacaaacatttccgatcgttaccgatcccgaccgaattgtttccgatagttttcgatcgttaccgataccgaccgaatcgtttccgatagtttccgatcgttaccgataccgaccgaatcgtttccgatagttttcGATCATTACTGatctaaatatgtggattatttagagaattttcttaagggttttatttgtattcatattttagttacgatggacccgcgacacacagacgcggaagacgaatagttcctgttgaatatgattgccgaaggtcaaggagatgcccctaaacaagctgatgatggcaacaataccgacatatatttgaatatgtccggtgatggaattgaggcaccatctttTCAGGATGACGTTGctggtgaacaaagtgctaatgtacaaatcacaactatacttacttGTATTAAAAATCATATTTTCTTCTGAATCTATATAAATACTAGGaatgttttttatagccgtctggatcatcgtcgcagcagaaaaagacgaagcgaggcccgacaaaaaaaactggaagggcggttcattataacggaagttggtccagatggcgaaccgatcgctccagaagctgccgccaaaaaattcataagacaatccggatgtattgtcagggaccacatcccgatcagcttcaggctatggaaagcttccaatccaagcgaggaacaggatgcggtacccgaaagagaaaaagaatggtgctggcgggagcttaagaaaaaattcactgttccagctgaatccgaagagatatgcaagcgatGGAGCCTGAGCAAGATGGCCGAatagctgcaatcattcaagaaaactttgacgaagaaatatatcaagaccgggaccacgccCGTGTTTATCggtgagctcgaaaagctcaagggtcactgggatgcatttgtgcagtACAAGTCTTCAGAGATTGGACTTCAGAacgtgcagaaggccaaagacaacacctcgaagaaagtgtaccatcacactctaggccaaggaggctacaagcttgcaatacccaaatgagagaagatggagcaggatctgcttgacagagtcATCCAACCTActaccatgaactggcctgaaaggtcaaggacctggttttatggtcacgggggaagcttggacccattgactggggcctgcatctatgggccaaacatccagctaGCAGCctagagactacaggaggccatacaagcagcggctgagggaacattccagccgaaTAGAGAGAGGAACGAGCTGACTTACACCCTTAGAAATCCAGAGCATctgggccgcacaagaggcaaaggcgtggttccgtggaagtacgGGTTCAgagattacattgaatcatatagaagccggcaaagaagaaagaatgatgagcgggagcacttgcaaaggctagaggaacggctcatgtcacacgattaaagactggaggaagaggttcaacgccaagtggacatagcaatgagccagcaacagcaagcgcaaccggtgcctccagagcctaatgtcgcagccgatcatctgtctcagcgaaaaagcagctgcgcttccacagacgtcgtcgtcgagccaatggggatccaggccgcagttgaagcgacggccTCGCAGCGATTttcagtggatgagatcacccagcggacatcTTGTGACCTGTagactgccattaagaacttaatgttcactgttgcgtacggtacctccatgccaacccaaccaggcgacgtgtaccacgggcagcaaatttcGGCAGAAtatacaagagttggcgtggagcaggtgtgccagggttgggagacgctcgagcttgatattcctggaggcgatggggagaggacactagcaaaagccattcatggctacatcctatgggataagcgctacattgtcctaaagtcggatgatcgaacaccaagaccggcatctcagcatgtcTCTCCAAGGCcttcatctccgcaaaactccccaagggcagcactgtctcggcaaggttcaccggcacattctccatcaccatcatctcatgcgccgatgaacactcaagcgtcaccgtcgcctccatggtcaccccctccgccgccggcaaagaagcagaaatagccaccggcaaagaaggtagctgcaccagctaaggagcctccaaagaagaaggaaaagaagaagaaaaccaaggaggctcctattaaaccctgggacctGAGtattgaagaatgcgatcggaggACTGctgaaagagttaaagagcaattcaagccgaagccgaagccggagcccgaaaAAGTGATAAATTTgggagatttgaaattttttaagggaatgtgcgaagcaaataagagaaaattcattccgagagatgccccttcagactacgttcgcacaattatcaaaacaattgagaaaaagaagagacaatcaaaatcgtcgtcgtccgacgttccacagctcggaacccaaaagaaacaatcaatagagcctctcgtagtgggacagacgacgcaacagcaagactttgttacatttttgaaagaatcaaacctgacggcggctcagattgcagggggagaatatattccaaaggccgatgtggtcgtcaaatggacgtatgagctgggcaaatctcttgtactccccgaagtagtgtccgtgcttccaacgcaaatatATAAACTGCagcagcactacatgcgtgcgatggccgattgcatcttcatgcagggtgcaaagattaaagatgatgatttcttacgggggaaGGCCATTATAtagataaactgggaagaagtttaccaactattccatcaggaggacctcgacaCAGTGGCGGGCCCAGCAACTGAAcaatgggtattcaaaattgTCAATATCTACCATTATACATCTATTTTTAACATTTATAGCTAATTATAACTTTGAATACCAGTGATTAGCAAAAACAATGGGTATTCAATGCATACCCATGAATACCCTTTGGGCCCGCCCCtgcctcgacatctctatggtcggcttgtgggttctgtaagtatttcactctccttacgtattgttttgcatgatctcaacatactgatccattgatttattcggtatcatatagaatggagatacaaacttgcaggagaaagggatactctcacctcggcttctacgcgacaattccgatgagatattccaaaacttgttcaagtacataagcgttcatcacaacaagcaaatgatattatttccttacaactttgcgtgagtgattccttctgtataactctttctattctgtaatcgaattgtttaaaccttaactatcAAGAACTGCCTcggtataatcttgcagtgaacactgggtcctaattgtcataattcccgagaagagcctactcgtggttatggactcattgaggagaaatccagaacaatacgaagatcttcttaacatgatgaaaaagtaattctaccaatacttcgtcgatgaccgataatttgaatcactttgttacttgactataattgttctaatcatgcacagggtttggaaacaagtcgctaaaaatcatctagGCAAAttggacaaggaattgaagattaagacagattttgcggtacgcacttggatgattcgttgcacgtttcattagttttattatatattcatataaatacctgataatttcttctctcttaaagtgtatgaggcagaaacaaggcactaatttatgcgcatactatgtatgcgagaacatctaCGGTCTGGTATGTCCTCCAAAGGCCTtggcagattgggaggaggaagtaagtaaaaaatttgttaatgtttgaactcatattttaattagtcgaaattaacgATTCcccttttccataggtcgaggagatgcgcgataaactcatactggaggaaaagattatggcgattcaagaacaattgtccggatttattgttgagcaagtcctcgatccaaaaggcgaattctactatgatggacaatCTCacattgacaatcgcagcaaatatgataatatacgcgtatacATATAATTAAGAacaaatatacctatgtaaatacatatgtgtgtgtatgtattatatttctatttatgagtatgtatgtattatatatttaaaccctccaataatatatatgtgtatatatatatatgtttatatatggaaactatctaggacaaatactatataagtaactatatatatgtatatattagtggagatcttacacactgaattccaatacataagtttaattgaaatgtaaaagtataattgaaatagaaaaagaattgagaaatgagaaatagaaaaaaatggaCATTTTGTCctagttggtaacaccaaccggtacaaaagggtgcgccaggcacgtggcgctggcagccccttttgtcccggttggtgttaccaaccgggacaaaagggtgctttTTGttccggttgccagacccgggacaaaagggcggCCTGGCGTTTTTGGTTGGGAAATCGGGACAATAGgggttttccaaccgggacaaatcaacatttttgtagtagtgggggCCACCAAATTGGGGGGGGGCTTGGGGGAGAAATTTGGAAGGCCTACCAAAATGACAGTCCATTTGCCCCCCCCTGCTGGAGATTGATTTTTTATGTCCACCGACTAAATATTTATATAACAGCCCTCACTCTACTATAGTTGCTCTAATAAATATTTATATGGCAGCCCTCACTCTACTATAGTTGCTCTAATAGAATAGCTGAAGTGAGGCCGTACCAACCGTGAGGACAGCataatcacaaaaaaaaaaaccgtgAGGGCAGCATGACGACACAATATACTTAGTAAAATTCGCAAGTCACCCACCTGTCAGTGTCTCGAGCACGGTGTGTATATGTCCACACGTACGTGGTCCACGGTCCAAACACCATGCTCCCCTTTCGAGCGTATGCGTATCATGGCACGATCGACGTGCTGTGCGTTTTTCCCAAATGAAACGCCACTACAAATCGCAAATGTGAGTTCTCAACcgattcctttttctttcttttttgaaaggCTCAACCGGCCGTTCGACGTAACCAACACATCTAAGATTGTTAACTAACCGTCAGGCTGCTAATTtatactaaataaaataataaataggGTTCTCATGATTACATACATACATGAAATACATCCAGGACGTCGGAGATACAAGATCCATGCCCTTGGCAGGCCCATGAGTTTGGTTTTATTTTTTAGGGGGCCCATGAGTTTGGTGGTGGTGTTTGTTCGTTGGCGGTCCATGAGTGACAGGGCCCATGTGGAAGAGCCCAACTTGGGGAGATACAAGATCGCTGACCTGCGGCCCAAGGGGGTCTCATGCTACTAAGCTTCTGTAAATGAAAGCGTTTAGGCAAAATGCAGAGCAATTCGATGACCATCATCAATAGGAAAACGGTGCACAAAATTCAGTAGAGTTGGAGAACAAAACTGCAATTCGCGGATTATATATAATCCAAAAGAGAGAAATCGAGAAATTAGATACTACTCGTAACAAACtacccaaaaagaaaaaaaaaactgcagccAGTATTACAGTGCTAGTACTATGTTTTAACAGGGGAGCAGCATGTGGAGCCGCcggcgcagccggcggcggcacggcgcgcgAGCCGCGTCCGCCTCTCCTCGGAGAGCTGCCTGGCCAGCCCGGCGAGCGCGTCGGCGTTGCTCCCTTCCCCGGGCACCGGCTCGTTCCTCCCGGTCTCCACGTTGACCCTCGACACCCGCTGCGCCAGCATCCGCTCCCCGATCCCCACGAGCGCCCGCATGTTCTCCGGCGTGGCGGCGTCCACggtcgccgcggcgccgcgcagCGAGCTGTCCTGGATGCGGAGGTAGTCGCGGTCGCTGTGGAGCGACTGGAacagcgcggcggcgtggatgTCCACGAGGTCGGCGCTGGCCGCCAtgaagatgtcgatgatgggCGCCATGCCCTTGTTGCGGAGCCACCGGACGACGCCCCACCGGGAGCACTGCCGCGCCGTGAAGAGGCCCTCGTCGGACGCCGACCCCGTCCCGATCGACAGCACCAGGAACTTGCGGCAGTCCGCCGGCCTCACCGGGAACAGCTCCTCCCTGTCCTTGCCCAGCATCTTCTTGATGATCTGCGTCATCGCGACCATCGTCTGCGCTCGCATGATTTTAGTTTCGGCGGGACTTTTGTTGGGTTCTAGCTGCATtcgactatatatatatattaccgGGTTGTTGGCGGCGACACCGCCGTCGATGAGGTTGTACTCGCGGGCCTTGCCGCCGGCGTCTTGGGTCTGGAAGTAGTGCGCCGGGAGGTAGGTCGGCGCGGCGGACGTGCTGATGCACACGTCGGAGAGCAGCGCGTTCTTCAGCGGCGTGCTCCTGGCCTGCAGATCGATCGACCACGGCGGCTAATGAATCGTGCATATGGACTACATGGAATCGATCGGGGATATATTCGCGATGAATCGTACGTCGTAGGTGGAGAAGATGATGGGCTGGAGCAGCTTGATGTCGAAGGTGGGGATGACGACGTTGGTCAGCGTGTCCGACACCCTCGTCTCCCCGAGCATGCTCCGGATCGTGGTGCGCAGGTACTTGCCTCTGTACCTTGGCTTCCTCAGCGCCGACATCGCCGCCGCGAGGCTGCTCCTACTGCCAACCACCGATCGCCGGTGTCAGCGCCGCCGCATCGATGCTTTGCTCCGTCAAGAATCgaatggccggccggcggctcaCCTCTGAGGGAAGATGCGCGGGCAGTTGTCAAAGTAGAAGCGGTTGATGTCCCTGGCAGCGAAGAGCGGCCGCTTGTCCTCGCCGGGGGTGGTGATCATCGAGGTGATGAGCCCGCCGGTGCTCGTGCCGGCGACGCAGTCGAAGTAGTCCGCTAGCCTGGCCTCCGGCCCGTCCAGCTCCTGCAGCCTGGCCTCCAGGAAGGCGAGGATGGTGCCGGGGATTAGCCCCcggatgccgccgccgtcgatggtCAGCACCGTCACCCTCTGCCCCGGCACCACCGGCTCGCCGACCACGCTCCTGGCCATCGCCTTCGTTCTGCAGACGCTGCATGGGCGCCGGGACGAGTAGCTCGCCATTGCTCCACTCTCTGCACTCGGTGGATCGATCAGCTGCTTGCCTACTTGTGGAAGGCCAAGAACTGAAGGGGTCAAGATCCAAGAAGATCGAGCAGTGCTTGCGCGGCGCGGTTCCAGTCGATTTGCTAGCACTGTGATCGGTGAGGAGCTGCTCTTCTCTATATTTAGAGTGACAGACAGCGGCAGGTGCGTACAGTTGCATGGTGCTGACACGTATGGTTCCTGAAGAAACTGAGTCTGCTTCAGCACGGAAACTGGAGTCTGCATGCTACCAATAGATCAAGCACAAACAAGACTGCTATGTTTCCAAAGGCTGAACCTTTTCTAGGACCATGTCGATCACAATTCACAAACCGCATGTCAACCTGGTACCtcagaaaataataataaatattctatgaaaatatacttcatAGCAAATAATCAGACACGTGGTGATACGTTCTTCCTACTTAAACTGAGTAATATGCTGAAAGTCGATAGCTTTGGCGATTCCAGGCCTCCAGCAGCCCAAAATAAGTGGTAGCCCATTTAGAAAAGGGAACATACCAAGTGCAAACTAAACTATCCGTGAAAACTATACAAACTTCAATCAGGGCCACTGgttcaacatccaaggggagggtacaagggggtgggaggggggatttgcaaaagtgtgattacatAATCCAAGGGCGAgtgattaattataaaatttttctctctccatgctccttggatgttgatccggtagtccaaattgaagtttgcataGTTTTCACGAATAGGTTGTTTTACACCTGATATGTTTCCTTTAGAAAAACGAATGTACATTTATATAATACATAGCAAATGTATGTCTTTACATAAAACTAAATTCCGAGGCGAGTCTATTGGTAGTACCTTTATGTTCTACATCCGTTTCAAAATATAATAACTTTTAGATTTAGTCAAAAGTCAAACATCTTCATATTCGACCAGTAATATCTTCAACAATAATTAATTTTAATAGAAAAGATTACATGTTATGATAGTTGGTTTTATTATGAATCAACTAAAatcatttttatattatcaatttTATGACTTTTTACTGTACATAATCAAATTTTAAAATGTTTGAATTAAAGAGAAGCATAAACATAGCTATATtctggaacagagggagtatatatgTATCCAAACTTAACACATACTCTCTCTATTTCAAATTGTAGATCATTTGACTTTTTAAATCTCAAGTTTGActactcatcttattcaaaaaatttgtgtaaacatagtcaaatttaagtcattcttgatgaacttgtattgataaagctagcaacaaaagaagtgatattttgcacaattttttaaataagacgagtggtcaaatttaggATCAAAAAAGtaaaatgacctataatttagAAGGGATGGAGTACAAAATGTTTTATTTGTAACCAAGGTTTATAAAACTTGAGGGAATAATAATCTAGTTTGAACCCTTAACATTCCGAGTAGCAGCTGGCATAATTAAAAACCAATGCACACAAACTATCAAAGCAATAGCCCTGAAACTGG from Panicum virgatum strain AP13 chromosome 9K, P.virgatum_v5, whole genome shotgun sequence encodes:
- the LOC120648786 gene encoding patatin-like protein 1 — protein: MQTPVSVLKQTQFLQEPYVSAPCNCTHLPLSVTLNIEKSSSSPITVLANRLEPRRASTARSSWILTPSVLGLPQVGKQLIDPPSAESGAMASYSSRRPCSVCRTKAMARSVVGEPVVPGQRVTVLTIDGGGIRGLIPGTILAFLEARLQELDGPEARLADYFDCVAGTSTGGLITSMITTPGEDKRPLFAARDINRFYFDNCPRIFPQRWSSLAAAMSALRKPRYRGKYLRTTIRSMLGETRVSDTLTNVVIPTFDIKLLQPIIFSTYDARSTPLKNALLSDVCISTSAAPTYLPAHYFQTQDAGGKAREYNLIDGGVAANNPTMVAMTQIIKKMLGKDREELFPVRPADCRKFLVLSIGTGSASDEGLFTARQCSRWGVVRWLRNKGMAPIIDIFMAASADLVDIHAAALFQSLHSDRDYLRIQDSSLRGAAATVDAATPENMRALVGIGERMLAQRVSRVNVETGRNEPVPGEGSNADALAGLARQLSEERRTRLARRAAAGCAGGSTCCSPVKT